In Marinilabiliales bacterium, the genomic stretch TGGATCCTTCAAACAAATATCCATTGATAGTGCTTCCTCACGGAGGGGTTCACGGGGACTTCAACACCTACTACACACATATCATAAGAGAGCTGATGGCGCAGCAGTATATTGTGGTGGCTCCCGAATACAGGGGTAGCACAGGCTACGGGAGGCTGACATATGAGCTGATCGATTATGGGGGACTGGAGAATGCCGATGTGAATATCAGCAGGGAATATATGATAGAGAACTACAGTATGGTTGATGAAAACCGCGTAGGTATCGTGGGCTGGAGCCATGGCGGTATGATAGCCCTGATGAATATCTTCGAACATCCCGGGGAGTATGCCTGCGCATTTGCCGGGGTGCCGGTAAGCGACCTGGTGGCCAGGATGGGATACAAAAGGCCGGCTTACGAGGATTTCTTTTCGGCCGGCTACCACATCGGGGCGATGGTACATGAAAATATTGATGAATACCGCCGCCGTTCACCTGTATATCACGCAGATAAGCTGGCAACCCCCCTGCTTATCCACACCAATACCAACGATGAGGATGTTCATGTGCTGGAGGTGCAGAACCTGATCAATGCCCTGAAGGCTGAAGACAAGAAATTTGAATACCGGGTCTTCGAAGACATCCCGGGAGGACACTCGTTCGACAGGATGGATCATGCTGAGGGCCGGAAGATCAGGTACGGTATCTACAAGTTCC encodes the following:
- a CDS encoding S9 family peptidase, encoding MAGLLFLLLASALNAQENIKDEIMEGVDGHFYNLRHRLDVLEKKIDDVLWFKRVGDVAHIDKVFLAGAPPAHADRATTLAGVNPVKFWSYVFIPKGMDPSNKYPLIVLPHGGVHGDFNTYYTHIIRELMAQQYIVVAPEYRGSTGYGRLTYELIDYGGLENADVNISREYMIENYSMVDENRVGIVGWSHGGMIALMNIFEHPGEYACAFAGVPVSDLVARMGYKRPAYEDFFSAGYHIGAMVHENIDEYRRRSPVYHADKLATPLLIHTNTNDEDVHVLEVQNLINALKAEDKKFEYRVFEDIPGGHSFDRMDHAEGRKIRYGIYKFLEQYLDPPVRFRNLGEMERAAYRFN